Genomic DNA from uncultured Fretibacterium sp.:
CCGTTCTTCTTCCGGCCCTAGCGCTGCTCACGGCGGCAGGCGTGCTGTTGTGTTCCTTTCGGAGGGAGGAGCGGGGGCAGTGGCCCTTGTTCGCCCTCGTACTTCTTCTGACCCTGTTGGCCTCCGTCAGGATTGTCAGCGTGCTGTACCGCCCTCTCCCTGCGCCCATGAGTATCCGAACGGAGGGGATCGTGACCTCGGTCCGGCCTTGGGGGCGGACCTACGCGGTGGTCCTCGACACCCCGCAGGGGCGTTTCCTTCTCCGCCTTCCCTTCGCCACCGTGACCGAGGGGATGCGCCTCTCGGCGGAGGGGATCTCCCGTCCTCTGCGCCGTGCGGTAGGGACAGGCTTCGACGAGGAACGGTTCTGGAGGGGCTACGGCGTTACGGCATGGCTTACAGCCTCCAAGCTCGAACCCACGCCGAGACAACCCTGGAATCCTCACCGCCTTCGCTATGAGGTCTTCCGCCTCCTGACCATCCACACGCCCGCTCTGACGGGGGCCTATCTTCGCGCCGCCTGGACGGGTTATCGGGACGCATCCCTGAACGAGGCACATCGAGCGTGGGGAACCAGCCACCTTCTCGCCGTATCGGGCTTTCACGTGGGGGGCGTCGTGCTTGCCGCCTCACTGCTCCTGCGGCGAGGCCACTTGCGGATCCCCCTGCTTTCCCTGCTCCTGTGGGCCTACATCCTCCTGACCGGGGCCGCGCCAAGCTCCCTGCGCGCCGGCGCGATGATTCAGGTCGCCCTGTTGGCGGAGCTCCTCGGACGGCCGCGGAGCTCCGTAAACTCCGTTGCCGTTGCCGCCGTAAGCCTCCTCCTGTTCTCGCCCCATCTATTCTGGAACGTGGGCTGGCGCCTGTCCGTCCTGGCCGCTCTCCTTATCGCCGCGGTCCTCGAGGAGGGGAGCCTGCGGGGAGCGGCTTTCTGGATCGTGCTCAGCCCCTCCATCTGGCTCATCTCCTTCCCCCAGACCTCCTATACCTTCGGGAGCGTCCCCTTGGCGGGGCTGATTTTGAACCTCCTTGCGCCCGGCTTCTTTTCGCTCGCGTTCTCCCTGACCTCGGCCGTGGCCCTTCTGCATCTGGCTGGTTTGCCCCTGACTCCGTGGCTGCTGGATGCGGCGGAGGGGGCCTTTTCCCTTTGGGCGCTGCTGGCGAATGGGCTTGTCTCCCTCGTTCCCTGGACGGTTTCATGGGGGCCCTTCACGTCGTGGTGCGGGGCGGGGCTCCTGTTCCTCTGGCTCTGCCGTGCGATGCGACTTTCCTGGGCACGAACCGCTCTCGTCGCCTCGATGGGCTCGGCCGCCGCCTTTTTGATTTTTCTTTGATCTCTCCCTCGGAAGTATCGGCAGGAGAAAATGTCACCGCCGCGTCATTCGCGGTGAGTGGCACCGCGGCATTTTACCTTCCAAGGTCTTTTTGCCCTCTTGCTTGATTTCTTGCGGATTCGGCTTCGGGGATATCGTCATTTTGAGTTTTTGCAGCGCTGAGCACCTTCTCGCAAAATGCCGCCAACTTCGGTATATCCCTAAGTTCAATTTCCCGAACCGTGTTCTCCGATAATTTTCCATAGTCATGGGCGATAATGTTGCGCATTCCTCTAATATCAGACCATGGGATCTCATCCTGCGTACGAAGGACAAACTCCGGGCTTAACCTTTTCGCCAACTCGCCAATCTGTTGTATATTCATCACCGCAGCATTGAAATGCAGCGTGTCGAAGATGTCGCCTGCATTGAACCCTGAGTTGACAATTCTGTTCCGTTCGCCAGGCGACTGAGCGTCTGCGAGCTCACAGTATCTCATAATCCAGAGACATTGTTCCAGAATATCCTCCAAGAGAGCCTGATCGAGAGCCCGATCAGTTTTCAGCATACAGCAACACCTTCTCACGTATAACGTTCTTTTTGAAGTTAACGTGAGACCGATTGAGATTTTTTAATTTGTCCTCTAAAGCGGATTCCTCGATCATATCCACATCAATATCTGGAATAGCCGTATTTAAGTCGTTATATATACCTCCAATAGCAAACCCATTGACTGTCGCGCCGTCTAAACGAATCAACAGGTCGACATCGGAATCAGGTCGATGATCACCACGCGCTCGTGACCCGAAAAGCCAGATAGCCTTAATCCCATACTTTTTGGCAACAGGCTGAATCAATGCAGCGATATGTTCTTTTGTAAGTTGCTCTCGTTCAGATTCCAACGTCACAGACTGCGGCATAAAAATCCCCCCTCTTGAGAACAAAATCAAGGTTAGATTATGTCCTGGACTGATTTTAACATAAATGAAAAAACAACTTCTCAGGCTGAAGCAGATCCAGGGACACCGGGCTGAAATAGCGCGAATCATACAACACCGAGTGGGTGAATTTTAGCCTGTAACCCAACTCGTAGACAATAAAGCCCGTCAAGCAAAAGCCTGAAATCATCAGCATCAAAGCCATGACTTTTCTTTGTGTCCTTGTTTGACGAGAGGAGGGGAACGTGTTAAAATTCCCCTCGTTCCTTTTGTGGCACGGAGTGAGGACATGGTGTCTATTGCTCAAGGCCCGGAAAGGAACCTTTCGGGGCGTAGCGCAGCCTGGTTAGCGCGCTTGGTTCGGGACCAAGAGGTCGGAGGTTCAAATCCTCTCGCCCCGACCACTGAGAGAAAAGAGGAGGCTCGGGGCTCGTTCCCCGGGCCTCCTTTCGTAAGGCAGACATTATCCCGACACCTGGTGACTTGATGGGCCCTTGGGGGGCCGGCAGGACGGACTTGCGTCAACGCTCTCCATCTCGATGGGGCTATCTCGACGGGGCTATGGGGAAGGGCATCCGCGGGACTCACTGGAAACCCCGGAGACACGGAGAAGCGGCGCCAGCTCGACGGAGAGAACGGAGGAGAAGATCAGAAGACAACCGACCGCCATCCTGATCGTGAAGATCTCGCCCAAGAGGAGAATGCCGCCAAGCAGTCCAAACACGGACTCGAGCCCGAGCAGGAGGGCGGCATGGCTGGGCAGGGTGAACTTCTGCGCGCAGTTCTGGATCAGGAAACAGGCGAACGTCGCAAAAAAGGTGGCGAAGCCGACCTCGAGGAGCCCTCGGGCGCCCTGCCATACGAAGGGGGCACGGGAGAGGAGCCCCGCCAGCGCCGACAGGGCGGCGGTCACAAGGAACTGTACGAAGGTGAGCACGATGGGGTCCCCACGGGCGGCGTAGTGCCCGATGGAGATGATCTGTCCCGCGAACATGAACGTCGAGATGATGGTCAGGATATCTCCGAGGTTCATCGGCCCGGAGAGATCCGACGTCAGGAGCCCCATGCCGATGAAACAGACGAGGGCCGCCGCCAGGGTGAGCCAGCCGGGGAAAAGCCTTCGCAGGCCCCACAGGAGCAGGGGGACGAGGACCACGTACCCCGCGGTCAGGAATGCCTGTCTGCCCGCCGCGGTGTAGTTCAGGCCGAGGGTCTGGAGCCCCATACCCAGAAAGAGGAACAGACCGATGACGGCGCCCCCGAGGAGGTCCCCGCCGGAGGCTCTGCGTATGCGTGGGGCGAAGAAAAACAGCATCAAGAGCGTTCCGCCTCCGAATCGAAGGAAGAGCAGCCACCACGTGGAGTAGACGGAGAGCCCGGACTTCATGGCGACGAAGCCGAGCCCCCACAGAAAGGCGCAGGCCAACAAGGCCGTGTCGGCAAGCCACATCCGAATTCCGGAAGTCATGCGGACGGAGGAACGGCGCCGGGGCTCGGAAACGACGTTTGGAGCATCAACGGAAGTACGGGGGAATTCGTGGTCCATGCGGGGCCTCACCTTTCCTGATACCAGTCTGAATCGTTCGTCGGGCAAAAGGGAGCAGGGGAGAAAGAGACCCCCTTCACCCCCCCTCGACCGTAGATTATAATATCAGGATATTGGGACGTTTCCATCGGGAATGAACGATATTTCCCTTTGGGCTCAGGGCCGTTTTTTCCGGAGAATGAGGTAGAATATTTGAGGTTGTGCCAACGAGTCCTTGTCAGGTGAGGTGGAGACCCTTGAACGATATGGCCGAGCGCATCGGCATCTATGCGGCAAGTCGAATTTCCGCGCTGCTCCCCGAGTTGATCTTTCGAGAGCAGCGCGGAGGAGATACGGGCCTGAACGCCCATCTGGAGATCGCGGAGACGTATCCCAAAATGGGCAAGGTCGTCGGGCTTCAGATCCGATTCGACGAGGGCGGAGCCCTCGAACGCGCGGCCCGTGGTTACGTCTGTCGCGGGGAGATGGCTCATGTCGCCTATTGGCTCCAGCACTCCCTTCCCGTGCTTGTGATGGTCTACGACGCTCAACGTGAGCGGATTCATTGGGAGTCCGTCTCGCCGGAGACGATCGAGATATCGGGCCAGAGCTGGGAGCTTCTGGTGCCTTACGATCAGGTCTATGGGCCGGACTCCGTGGGGGTGATCGTCGATCTGCCATGTTACAGTCCCTACTTGGCGCGTCTCGCCCTGGACCGCCCCTGGATGGAGATTATCGAGTGCGGAGGCGGCATCCTTCTGGAGATGGACGAATGGATCAATCGACCCACGGCCAAGGGGAGCCTTCGGCTTTGCGTGCTGCAGGATAACGGAGAGCGGGAGGCCGTCTTTGAATGGCCCTTCCAGACCGATGCCGACATGCCCCATATCTTTCGTCTCCCCTCCCTTTTCCCGTGGGCCGTCATTGAGGTGGACGAGGCCTTTTACCGCGAGAAGAACGCGGCGCTGCCCGACCCGTCCGGGGCGTTGTTCCCCTGGGCCGTGGAGGCCGGGGAGATTGCCCGTTTCCAGCTCCGTCTCTCCCTGAACGACCTCGGACGCTCCTTCCTGACGACGGAGCGCTTCCTGAGGCGGGGAGAGTTCCCCGAGGGTAATGCGGGCGAAAAGTTTGGAGAGGATTACCGAAGGGGAATCAAGTTCCAGATCTATGATGCGAGAAATGATTGAGCCGGCTTCTCGGCGATGTCTTCCCCGTCTCGCGGAGGGGTGAGTTATGGAAGAACGGACACAGAACACCGAGACAAAAATTCGGCGGGATATCCCGCTCGGGGATCTATCCAATTTTTGTTCCGGCGTGGCCGAGGTGGCCGACGACATCATAGGGGAGTCCGGAGGAATTCTCCTTCCGCGGGGGACCCCTCTATCGTCTCTGGCATCCTCGATCGACAGGGTCGAGGCGAAGCTGCGCCGCTCCAATATCCGTGCCGTACCGATCGTTCTGCCCGGAAATTCCGATTTGAAGGACCTCGAGGATTATCTGAAAGTGGCGGATCCCGCGGTCATGCCGCTGGAGCCGGAATTAGCGCGTCAGACGGTCTCGCAGGTGGAGGACGTATTCGGCCGCATCAAACAGGGGCAGTGTACGACCGAGGACGTCCGGAACCTCGCGGATCAGGGGCGTACCCTTGCCCGGAGGATCTCGGGAGCCCCCCAGCTGATGTTTTGTCTGGGGCAGGTCAGGAACTGGGACGAATACACGAGCGTCCACTCCCTGAACGTCGCCCTTCTCTCGAGTTTTCTGGCGGAGCGCCTTTACCCAGGCAGGACCGAGTTGGCGGAGTTTATGGCGATTGGTGGCATCCTGCACGACCTTGGAAAGGCGAGAGTTCCCCTCGAGGTGCTG
This window encodes:
- a CDS encoding DUF4365 domain-containing protein, with product MAERIGIYAASRISALLPELIFREQRGGDTGLNAHLEIAETYPKMGKVVGLQIRFDEGGALERAARGYVCRGEMAHVAYWLQHSLPVLVMVYDAQRERIHWESVSPETIEISGQSWELLVPYDQVYGPDSVGVIVDLPCYSPYLARLALDRPWMEIIECGGGILLEMDEWINRPTAKGSLRLCVLQDNGEREAVFEWPFQTDADMPHIFRLPSLFPWAVIEVDEAFYREKNAALPDPSGALFPWAVEAGEIARFQLRLSLNDLGRSFLTTERFLRRGEFPEGNAGEKFGEDYRRGIKFQIYDARND
- a CDS encoding HepT-like ribonuclease domain-containing protein, whose amino-acid sequence is MLKTDRALDQALLEDILEQCLWIMRYCELADAQSPGERNRIVNSGFNAGDIFDTLHFNAAVMNIQQIGELAKRLSPEFVLRTQDEIPWSDIRGMRNIIAHDYGKLSENTVREIELRDIPKLAAFCEKVLSAAKTQNDDIPEAESARNQARGQKDLGR
- a CDS encoding HD-GYP domain-containing protein, whose product is MEERTQNTETKIRRDIPLGDLSNFCSGVAEVADDIIGESGGILLPRGTPLSSLASSIDRVEAKLRRSNIRAVPIVLPGNSDLKDLEDYLKVADPAVMPLEPELARQTVSQVEDVFGRIKQGQCTTEDVRNLADQGRTLARRISGAPQLMFCLGQVRNWDEYTSVHSLNVALLSSFLAERLYPGRTELAEFMAIGGILHDLGKARVPLEVLNKPGKLEEGEFAIMKKHPELGEELAASNGITDRRSLDVIRKHHERYNGGGYPDNLNGTAISIEARIAAVADVFDALTAKRVYKNPMPSREAMSVMTGAMSTHFDPDVMRVLLLSVGIYPSGSLVELSDGSVGTVVGAYGKDLVRPKVAISLDRFGNKLTEKKIIDLSEERELFVKRALPSNEKDKLAF
- a CDS encoding ComEC/Rec2 family competence protein, yielding MTILERAPFLAILAGLITAMGLEEEAGPVLLPALALLTAAGVLLCSFRREERGQWPLFALVLLLTLLASVRIVSVLYRPLPAPMSIRTEGIVTSVRPWGRTYAVVLDTPQGRFLLRLPFATVTEGMRLSAEGISRPLRRAVGTGFDEERFWRGYGVTAWLTASKLEPTPRQPWNPHRLRYEVFRLLTIHTPALTGAYLRAAWTGYRDASLNEAHRAWGTSHLLAVSGFHVGGVVLAASLLLRRGHLRIPLLSLLLWAYILLTGAAPSSLRAGAMIQVALLAELLGRPRSSVNSVAVAAVSLLLFSPHLFWNVGWRLSVLAALLIAAVLEEGSLRGAAFWIVLSPSIWLISFPQTSYTFGSVPLAGLILNLLAPGFFSLAFSLTSAVALLHLAGLPLTPWLLDAAEGAFSLWALLANGLVSLVPWTVSWGPFTSWCGAGLLFLWLCRAMRLSWARTALVASMGSAAAFLIFL
- a CDS encoding DMT family transporter yields the protein MDHEFPRTSVDAPNVVSEPRRRSSVRMTSGIRMWLADTALLACAFLWGLGFVAMKSGLSVYSTWWLLFLRFGGGTLLMLFFFAPRIRRASGGDLLGGAVIGLFLFLGMGLQTLGLNYTAAGRQAFLTAGYVVLVPLLLWGLRRLFPGWLTLAAALVCFIGMGLLTSDLSGPMNLGDILTIISTFMFAGQIISIGHYAARGDPIVLTFVQFLVTAALSALAGLLSRAPFVWQGARGLLEVGFATFFATFACFLIQNCAQKFTLPSHAALLLGLESVFGLLGGILLLGEIFTIRMAVGCLLIFSSVLSVELAPLLRVSGVSSESRGCPSP
- a CDS encoding nucleotidyltransferase domain-containing protein produces the protein MPQSVTLESEREQLTKEHIAALIQPVAKKYGIKAIWLFGSRARGDHRPDSDVDLLIRLDGATVNGFAIGGIYNDLNTAIPDIDVDMIEESALEDKLKNLNRSHVNFKKNVIREKVLLYAEN